CCCAAGCAGTCGCATCCGGTGATTTTGACTTCATTTAATAAGCCTCGTTTTTCTACTTCCTCTTGCAGCAGCCTCAAAATTTGATTGGAATTCTGAGGCCCACAGGAAGGTTTTGCAAAGGGTGGCCTTGCGTTTGTACAAACAAAAAAGTGTCGTCTGAATTTACTCACTTCTTAAATTCCATCTCAGCCTTTTCTTCCACTGCCCGAATTTTGTCATCAAAAGAAATATCACCGCTTTTCAGGTCATCAATTTTGATTTGTGTCGTCACCCGGTCAAAGTCTTCACGCACAGCTTCATGGCATTTTTTGGCTACATCCATGACTTCTTTCCATTCACCTTTGATCAGCGTGCCCATGGGCGTGAGCTTATACTCCAAACCACTTTCGTGGATAATTTTTACGGCCTTGGCAATAGGTTTGCTTAAATGTTGGTCATCACTAATTGGCATGATACTGAGTTGCACCATCATTTTTGAACTTCCCTCCTCATTGCGTTATCCCGGGGTCGGGCACTGTGCCCTCTACCCAGGCTTCTCCATCTACAAACTGTTCTTTCTTCCAAATCGGGACCGTTTCTTTCAAGGTATCGATTGCAAATTGGCACGCTTCGAAGGCTTCTTTCCGGTGCGGACAGGCGACCGCAATTGCTACGCTGATTTCTCCAAGCTCTAACTTACCTGTTCGGTGAACCATGGTGATCTTTTGAACGGGCCAACGTTTTTTGATTTCATCTTCAATTTCTTGCATTTTTTTGTGCGCCATCTCGGAATAGGCTTCATAGGCCATTCCAGTCACCTGATGCCCGTTGGCGTGATCCCGCACTCGTCCTAAAAACAAAACAACCGCACCTGTCGAATGATCCTCGACTTTGTTTAAGATTTTATCGACGCTGATTTTTTCAGTTATCAATTCAACCATGTTATCCGCCGCTTATTGGTGGGAGCAGACTCACTTCATTTCCTTCATTCAGAACCGTATCTTTAGAGGCGTACTCATTATCAATTGAAAAGCTCACAACTTTCAAGTGCTGCCGCATATTTGGAAACCGTTCCCCCACCAGCCAAACTAAATCGCCGATTTTAGTTCCTTTTTTTACTTCAATGTCTGTTTCATCACATTTAGCGAGTTCACGAAGCTGGCCGAAGAATCTGAGTGTTATTTTCATTGTCTCACCAACTGATTTTTATGCGGTCATGGCTTGCTTTTCTTTCTCTTCTTTTTCAACTAAAGACAGGGCG
The candidate division KSB1 bacterium genome window above contains:
- a CDS encoding (2Fe-2S) ferredoxin domain-containing protein — protein: MSKFRRHFFVCTNARPPFAKPSCGPQNSNQILRLLQEEVEKRGLLNEVKITGCDCLGPCEEGPIMVVYPEGTWYKKVTTDDVSEIVETHIIQGKPVNRLLEPQDDILSK
- a CDS encoding MTH1187 family thiamine-binding protein, whose protein sequence is MMVQLSIMPISDDQHLSKPIAKAVKIIHESGLEYKLTPMGTLIKGEWKEVMDVAKKCHEAVREDFDRVTTQIKIDDLKSGDISFDDKIRAVEEKAEMEFKK
- a CDS encoding molybdenum cofactor biosynthesis protein MoaE, whose translation is MVELITEKISVDKILNKVEDHSTGAVVLFLGRVRDHANGHQVTGMAYEAYSEMAHKKMQEIEDEIKKRWPVQKITMVHRTGKLELGEISVAIAVACPHRKEAFEACQFAIDTLKETVPIWKKEQFVDGEAWVEGTVPDPGITQ
- a CDS encoding MoaD/ThiS family protein codes for the protein MKITLRFFGQLRELAKCDETDIEVKKGTKIGDLVWLVGERFPNMRQHLKVVSFSIDNEYASKDTVLNEGNEVSLLPPISGG